One region of Pseudomonadota bacterium genomic DNA includes:
- the pilV gene encoding type IV pilus modification protein PilV, with translation MTRIKKGRLASVVGSEGVRVGVAALLLAVDASSGTGSWRARASCETGSRTGTGPISVQLVIMIRFRSRSHARRGMSQIEVLVAMAVLTIGILAVCSVFAMGLRAEGQGGRITEATNYARQLIDLMRVNNKAFSGTNGGVPDSSSGVNDGASTRAALDAPPFGNGLMPAGTLYRRNIQVKTTGSGATGDYRNDLRQITVTVYWTDHGSERGITLLALARRP, from the coding sequence ATGACGAGAATCAAGAAGGGGCGCCTCGCGTCAGTCGTAGGGTCGGAGGGCGTTCGAGTCGGCGTCGCGGCCCTCCTCCTCGCCGTCGACGCGTCGAGCGGCACGGGTTCGTGGCGCGCGCGTGCGTCTTGCGAGACAGGGAGCCGAACAGGAACGGGACCGATAAGCGTTCAACTTGTCATCATGATCCGATTCCGCTCCAGGTCGCACGCGCGTCGAGGGATGTCGCAGATCGAGGTCCTGGTCGCCATGGCGGTTCTCACCATCGGCATCCTGGCTGTCTGCTCGGTGTTTGCGATGGGGCTTCGAGCCGAGGGGCAGGGGGGGCGCATCACCGAGGCCACGAACTACGCGCGCCAGCTCATCGACCTGATGCGCGTGAACAACAAGGCCTTCAGCGGAACGAACGGGGGCGTGCCGGACAGCTCGAGCGGAGTCAATGACGGCGCATCGACTCGTGCCGCGCTCGACGCGCCGCCGTTCGGGAACGGGTTGATGCCCGCGGGCACCCTCTATCGACGCAACATCCAGGTCAAGACCACCGGGAGCGGCGCGACGGGCGACTATCGCAACGATCTTCGCCAGATCACGGTGACCGTGTACTGGACCGATCACGGCTCGGAGCGTGGCATCACGCTCCTCGCGCTGGCGCGTCGCCCATGA